Within the Gammaproteobacteria bacterium genome, the region GCGCCGAGCGCCACCAATATCGACGCGCGTTACCTGCCAAGCGCCTGCCGTCCCTAATATTTCTTGAGTTGCATGAAAATGGGGACATCCTGTCGTGGGATGTCCCCGTTTTTGTTAAGGGCGAAGGATTGTTCTTTTCTAAATTATCAGAAGCAAGCTATCTCCCTCAGAAAAATCGAAAGTCGAAAACTACACCACGATACGTCTATCACTTTATAGAGGCTATACGATGTTATGGTGC harbors:
- a CDS encoding hypothetical protein (Evidence 5 : Unknown function): MHENGDILSWDVPVFVKGEGLFFSKLSEASYLPQKNRKSKTTPRYVYHFIEAIRCYGAHL